One Peribacillus simplex NBRC 15720 = DSM 1321 genomic region harbors:
- the fliR gene encoding flagellar biosynthetic protein FliR encodes MEELFPHFPAFLLIVVRVTTFFVAMPIFSYRSIPVQHRVGLGIFLAWIMYYTIDAPVLELDVTFYLLIMKEALVGLFIGFASYMILSAVQIAGGLIDFQMGFSIANVIDPQTGAQSPLMGQYLYTIALLFLLSTNGHHLLLDGIFYSYQFIPIDQLFVPFGDHTLIEYLARAFSKAFMIAFQMSIPVVGSIFLVDVTLGILARTVPQLNVFVVGIPVKIIAGLAVIILVMGMMMTVVTQLFNFLLLTMRQLMQLIGGV; translated from the coding sequence ATGGAGGAATTATTTCCGCACTTTCCCGCCTTTTTATTAATTGTGGTCCGGGTAACTACGTTTTTCGTGGCCATGCCGATTTTTTCGTACCGTTCAATACCGGTACAACATCGGGTAGGGCTTGGGATCTTCCTTGCCTGGATCATGTACTACACCATCGATGCTCCGGTTCTGGAATTGGATGTCACATTTTATTTATTGATCATGAAGGAAGCGCTGGTTGGGCTTTTCATCGGTTTTGCATCTTATATGATTTTATCGGCCGTTCAAATCGCTGGCGGATTGATTGATTTTCAAATGGGTTTTTCAATTGCGAATGTCATCGATCCCCAAACGGGGGCACAAAGCCCGTTGATGGGACAATACCTTTATACAATTGCTTTATTATTCCTATTGAGTACTAACGGACATCATTTGCTTTTGGATGGGATTTTTTATAGTTATCAGTTCATCCCGATAGACCAATTATTTGTACCATTCGGAGATCATACACTGATAGAATATTTGGCCAGAGCTTTCAGCAAAGCTTTCATGATTGCTTTTCAAATGTCCATACCTGTAGTGGGAAGTATTTTTTTAGTGGATGTCACGCTAGGGATCCTTGCCAGGACAGTCCCTCAATTAAATGTGTTCGTTGTCGGGATTCCAGTGAAAATCATTGCCGGCTTAGCAGTTATCATACTGGTAATGGGGATGATGATGACGGTCGTAACCCAACTCTTCAATTTCTTGCTATTGACTATGCGTCAACTAATGCAGTTGATTGGAGGCGTTTGA
- the flhF gene encoding flagellar biosynthesis protein FlhF: protein MKVKKYLAPSMNEAMKRIREELGSDAVILSSKAVYTGGFLGLFKKRNIEVIAAIDPVSHPIQTVTKQKSKKLPSKLEMASHAPESNDGSRESADLLKEIEGLKDMLKSLQIYSPDRKFPGKLQKIHVYLTEQEVDISLRSQIMDELLEKWFVFKQQSTDEEVQVWLEEAMFAILEKVENGKSGLRKKYINIVGPTGVGKTTTLAKVAAETMLKHDKKVAFITTDTYRIAAIDQLKTYAKILNVPIEVAYNLEDFKRAAERFSHYDFVFIDTAGRNFRNPQYVKDLNEIIHFTDEMETYLVLSLTSKQKDMEDIYRQFATIPIKQVIFTKADETSTFGPIFNFIHTHKLGAAYITDGQNVPDDIEIATSSKLLETVFWAKKYERSS, encoded by the coding sequence TTGAAGGTAAAGAAATATTTGGCACCATCAATGAACGAGGCAATGAAGCGAATAAGGGAAGAACTAGGCAGTGATGCGGTAATCTTAAGCTCAAAGGCAGTATATACTGGTGGTTTCTTAGGATTGTTCAAAAAGAGGAATATTGAAGTCATTGCAGCCATAGACCCCGTGTCCCACCCGATCCAAACCGTAACCAAACAAAAGTCCAAGAAGTTGCCATCAAAGCTGGAAATGGCAAGTCATGCCCCTGAATCTAATGACGGCAGTAGGGAAAGTGCTGACTTATTAAAAGAAATCGAAGGTTTGAAAGATATGCTAAAGAGTTTGCAAATCTATTCACCTGATAGAAAATTTCCGGGGAAACTGCAGAAAATCCACGTATACCTAACCGAGCAGGAAGTGGATATATCACTTAGGTCCCAAATCATGGATGAACTACTTGAAAAATGGTTCGTTTTTAAACAACAATCCACTGATGAAGAGGTTCAAGTTTGGTTGGAAGAAGCCATGTTCGCTATTTTGGAAAAGGTTGAAAACGGAAAATCCGGGCTGCGAAAAAAGTATATTAATATTGTTGGCCCAACAGGTGTGGGAAAGACAACGACCCTGGCAAAAGTAGCTGCGGAAACCATGTTAAAGCATGATAAAAAGGTGGCTTTCATTACGACGGATACTTACAGGATTGCTGCAATAGATCAACTTAAGACATATGCCAAGATTTTAAACGTTCCAATTGAAGTCGCTTATAATTTGGAAGACTTCAAAAGGGCGGCTGAACGTTTCTCACATTATGATTTTGTTTTTATTGATACGGCCGGAAGGAATTTCCGCAACCCGCAATATGTTAAGGATCTTAATGAAATCATTCATTTTACAGATGAGATGGAAACCTATTTAGTGTTGTCATTGACTTCTAAACAAAAGGATATGGAAGATATTTATCGACAGTTTGCTACCATACCGATTAAACAGGTCATTTTTACAAAAGCGGACGAAACTTCCACTTTCGGGCCGATATTCAATTTTATACACACTCATAAATTAGGAGCCGCCTATATAACAGATGGACAGAATGTACCGGACGATATTGAAATAGCTACATCATCAAAGCTATTGGAAACGGTTTTTTGGGCTAAAAAATATGAAAGATCAAGCTGA
- the fliP gene encoding flagellar type III secretion system pore protein FliP (The bacterial flagellar biogenesis protein FliP forms a type III secretion system (T3SS)-type pore required for flagellar assembly.), with translation MNEFMEFFNNSDPTNVSTSVKLVLLMTVLSLAPSILILMTCFTRIIIVLSFVRTSLATQQMPPNQVLVGLALFMTFFIMAPTFQEVNEKALTPLFNEEIDLEEAYVQASIPFKEFMSAHTRQKDLALFLEYAKVDKPETIQDIPLTAFVPAFAISEIKTAFQIGFMIFIPFLVIDMVVASVLMSMGMMMLPPVMISLPFKILLFILVDGWYLVVKSLLQSF, from the coding sequence ATGAATGAGTTCATGGAGTTTTTTAATAACAGTGATCCTACTAATGTCTCTACTTCTGTCAAACTTGTTCTTCTAATGACTGTCTTATCGCTGGCTCCAAGCATATTGATCTTGATGACCTGTTTTACAAGAATTATCATTGTCCTGAGCTTTGTGAGAACGTCGCTAGCTACCCAGCAGATGCCGCCGAATCAGGTGTTGGTCGGCCTGGCACTTTTCATGACATTCTTCATAATGGCACCGACTTTTCAGGAAGTGAATGAAAAGGCATTAACCCCGTTATTTAATGAAGAGATAGATTTAGAAGAGGCATATGTACAGGCCTCGATACCATTTAAGGAATTCATGAGTGCCCATACAAGGCAAAAGGATCTGGCCTTATTCTTGGAGTATGCCAAGGTGGATAAGCCGGAAACGATACAGGACATTCCCTTGACTGCCTTTGTACCAGCCTTTGCCATCAGTGAAATCAAAACAGCTTTTCAAATAGGTTTTATGATTTTCATTCCATTTTTGGTTATTGATATGGTCGTTGCAAGTGTCCTGATGTCAATGGGAATGATGATGTTGCCGCCAGTCATGATTTCCCTGCCATTTAAAATCCTCCTTTTCATTCTTGTTGACGGATGGTATTTAGTAGTGAAGTCTTTATTACAGAGTTTTTAA
- the flhB gene encoding flagellar biosynthesis protein FlhB, which translates to MESYQLDLQFFAGEKTEKATPKKRQDSKKKGLVAKSQDVNTSVNLIAVFSVLLLMGPYMYNHLLGLMKEYLQHFTLTGFSEEYMQIIMIEVLKEMGLILGPVLAATIVAGILANVMQIGFLFSTESIQFKLDKLDPIKGFKRIFSIRAIVELLKSILKISFVGFVALYVLWQRMDEIMILSQISVEEAMATLADITIKVGFYAAVALLFIALLDYLYQKYDFEKNIRMSKQDIKDEYKNSEGDPLIKSKIKQKQRQMAAQRMMQEIPNADVVITNPTHFAIALKYDEEKAKAPYVVAKGVDFVAQKIKFIAKENDVIMVENRPLARSLYDQAELGQAIPEEFFKAVAEILAFVYKTKGRL; encoded by the coding sequence ATGGAGAGTTATCAGCTGGATTTACAGTTTTTCGCTGGTGAGAAGACCGAAAAGGCGACTCCAAAAAAACGTCAGGATTCGAAGAAAAAAGGTCTGGTGGCAAAGAGTCAGGATGTTAATACCTCTGTGAATTTAATTGCAGTGTTTTCAGTGCTATTGCTTATGGGACCGTACATGTATAATCATTTGCTCGGTCTCATGAAAGAATACCTGCAACATTTTACCTTGACTGGATTCAGCGAGGAGTATATGCAAATTATCATGATTGAGGTTTTAAAGGAGATGGGTCTTATCCTAGGACCCGTTTTAGCAGCAACGATAGTGGCTGGGATATTGGCCAATGTCATGCAAATCGGTTTTTTGTTTTCGACTGAATCCATTCAGTTCAAACTTGATAAATTGGATCCCATTAAAGGATTCAAACGTATTTTTTCAATAAGGGCCATTGTTGAATTATTGAAATCCATTCTTAAAATATCATTTGTTGGTTTTGTTGCCTTATATGTACTATGGCAGCGCATGGACGAGATTATGATTTTATCACAGATTTCTGTGGAAGAAGCGATGGCAACATTGGCGGATATTACGATTAAAGTAGGATTTTATGCTGCCGTGGCTTTATTGTTCATTGCTCTATTAGACTATTTGTACCAAAAATATGACTTTGAAAAAAACATCCGGATGTCCAAACAGGATATTAAGGATGAGTATAAAAATTCCGAAGGGGACCCGCTCATCAAATCCAAGATAAAGCAAAAGCAAAGGCAGATGGCCGCTCAAAGAATGATGCAGGAAATTCCCAATGCGGATGTCGTTATCACTAACCCGACGCATTTTGCTATTGCTTTAAAATATGATGAAGAAAAAGCTAAGGCTCCGTATGTAGTGGCAAAGGGTGTTGATTTTGTTGCTCAGAAAATTAAATTCATTGCTAAAGAAAACGATGTGATCATGGTGGAAAATCGGCCCTTGGCCAGATCTTTATATGATCAAGCTGAATTAGGCCAGGCGATACCTGAAGAGTTCTTTAAGGCGGTCGCTGAAATACTGGCCTTTGTATATAAAACCAAAGGTAGACTGTAA
- the flhA gene encoding flagellar biosynthesis protein FlhA, whose protein sequence is MRARDLVVISSVIMIVAMLVIPLPTWLLSILLLLNISLALLVLLTTMNMKEPLEFSIFPSLLLLLTLFRLGLNVSTTRAILTYGDAGGVVETFGSFVVGGNVLVGLVVFIILVIINFIVITKGSERVSEVAARFTLDAMPGKQMAIDADLNAGMISENEARARREKISNEADFYGSMDGASKFVKGDAIAGIIIVIINLIFGMIIGVMQLDMSFGESAVHFSMLSVGDGIVSQVPALLISTATGIVVTRAASNGNLGADIVEQLFQFPKMLYLTAATIFLLGLFTPISDLFTIPIAALLVVGGYTISRIPKQDERELQEMEEVLETDEMKSPESVVNLLSVDPIEFEFGYGLIPLADANQGGDLLDRVVMIRRQLAIELGLVIPVVRIRDNIQLNPNEYRLKIKGSVMAKGELLLNHFLAMSPGMEDDSIEGIDTIEPSFGLPAKWITDDMKEQAEMLGYTVVDPPSVVSTHLTEVIKANAQELLGRQETKQLIDHLNESAPILVGEVTPNPLSIGDVQKVLAKLLKEKVSIRNLPIIFETLADYGKLSTDTDLLTEYVRQNLARQITNSFISDENRIKVITLSGKVEKTIADGVQQTEHGNFLSLDPTISQSILEAIAAKLGELTLMDHQPILLCSPAVRMYARQLTERYFPNVPILSYNELESNVEVQSVGVVIFD, encoded by the coding sequence ATGCGAGCAAGGGATTTAGTTGTTATATCGAGCGTCATCATGATCGTTGCCATGTTGGTCATTCCATTGCCAACATGGTTGTTAAGTATTTTACTCCTTTTAAATATCTCTCTTGCGTTGCTGGTTCTATTGACTACGATGAATATGAAAGAACCTCTCGAATTTTCAATCTTTCCTTCCTTGCTCCTTTTACTGACATTGTTCAGGCTGGGGTTGAATGTTTCGACGACTCGTGCCATTTTGACCTATGGTGATGCTGGAGGAGTAGTAGAAACCTTTGGGTCGTTTGTAGTCGGCGGTAACGTGCTTGTAGGATTAGTTGTATTCATCATTTTGGTCATCATCAATTTCATCGTCATCACGAAAGGTTCCGAACGGGTCTCGGAGGTAGCGGCAAGGTTTACGCTGGATGCGATGCCAGGGAAACAAATGGCCATAGATGCAGATTTAAATGCTGGGATGATCTCCGAAAACGAAGCACGTGCCAGAAGGGAAAAAATTAGTAACGAAGCAGACTTTTATGGATCCATGGATGGAGCGAGTAAGTTTGTTAAAGGGGACGCCATAGCGGGCATCATCATTGTCATCATTAACTTGATTTTCGGTATGATCATTGGCGTCATGCAATTAGACATGAGCTTTGGAGAATCAGCCGTCCATTTTTCCATGTTATCGGTTGGTGACGGTATCGTGAGTCAGGTTCCTGCTTTATTGATTTCTACAGCTACGGGAATAGTCGTAACCCGGGCAGCCTCGAATGGAAACCTCGGAGCGGACATTGTTGAACAGTTATTTCAATTTCCCAAAATGCTTTACCTAACAGCAGCAACCATTTTTCTTTTAGGGTTATTCACACCCATTTCCGACTTATTCACCATTCCGATTGCTGCTTTATTAGTTGTTGGAGGGTATACAATTTCAAGGATACCAAAGCAGGACGAACGTGAATTACAAGAAATGGAAGAAGTGCTAGAAACCGATGAAATGAAAAGTCCAGAAAGCGTCGTTAACCTTTTAAGTGTCGACCCGATCGAATTTGAGTTTGGGTATGGATTGATTCCGCTTGCGGATGCCAATCAAGGGGGAGACCTGCTGGACCGGGTCGTCATGATCCGCAGGCAGCTTGCAATTGAATTGGGGCTCGTGATCCCTGTCGTCAGAATACGTGATAACATTCAGTTGAATCCCAATGAGTATCGTCTGAAGATTAAAGGAAGTGTCATGGCAAAGGGGGAATTGCTCCTTAATCATTTCTTGGCCATGAGTCCAGGGATGGAGGATGATTCAATAGAAGGAATTGATACGATAGAACCATCTTTCGGTTTACCGGCCAAGTGGATCACGGATGATATGAAAGAACAAGCCGAGATGTTGGGTTATACAGTTGTAGACCCGCCAAGTGTTGTATCCACTCACTTGACGGAAGTCATAAAGGCCAATGCGCAGGAATTATTGGGCAGGCAGGAAACGAAACAATTGATTGATCATCTCAACGAATCGGCACCTATACTAGTAGGGGAAGTCACTCCGAATCCCTTGTCTATAGGAGATGTACAAAAGGTATTGGCAAAATTATTAAAGGAAAAAGTTTCAATAAGGAACTTACCGATTATTTTCGAAACACTTGCTGATTATGGCAAGTTATCGACTGACACAGATTTGCTAACTGAATATGTAAGGCAGAATTTAGCCAGACAAATAACGAATTCTTTTATTTCGGATGAAAATAGAATTAAAGTCATAACATTATCGGGAAAAGTGGAAAAGACCATCGCGGATGGTGTACAGCAAACCGAACATGGTAATTTTTTATCATTGGATCCAACTATATCGCAATCCATATTGGAGGCTATTGCAGCCAAATTGGGAGAGCTGACCCTAATGGATCACCAACCGATCTTACTCTGCTCTCCAGCAGTAAGGATGTATGCCCGGCAATTAACTGAACGTTATTTTCCTAATGTACCGATTCTTTCATACAATGAACTTGAATCGAATGTAGAAGTACAAAGTGTAGGGGTGGTGATTTTTGATTGA
- the fliQ gene encoding flagellar biosynthesis protein FliQ, protein MSAEFVIDIAEKGIYMVLIIAGPLMVIALIIGLLVSIFQATTQIQEQTLAFVPKIVAVLLGLILLAPWMLSHLLSYANEIFGNLNRFVG, encoded by the coding sequence ATGAGTGCAGAGTTTGTTATTGATATTGCAGAAAAAGGAATTTATATGGTATTGATTATCGCTGGCCCATTGATGGTAATCGCTCTTATTATAGGACTATTAGTAAGCATCTTTCAGGCGACTACACAGATTCAGGAACAAACCTTGGCATTTGTTCCGAAAATCGTCGCAGTCTTATTGGGACTCATTTTATTGGCTCCATGGATGCTGAGCCACCTATTATCATATGCAAATGAAATATTCGGTAATCTGAATCGATTTGTAGGGTAG
- a CDS encoding flagellar biosynthetic protein FliO, protein MFLIKKWLQVSLMIAVFFSGAIQVHAEDLEKTVKDVYKQPDDLKVDNDESKDSKSTKQASNPDKVGITVWEFLRMIFATIFVVALLYILLKFINKKSKSYQKANSVENLGGTSLGANRSVQLVKVGGRILVIGVGENIQLLKEIDDPKEYEQLLKDHNDKIDQMIQPGGLAMKLKNKWLKKSGSETASFSAEFKNQLDQMSDSRKKLLKELGRKGRDKE, encoded by the coding sequence TTGTTTTTAATTAAAAAATGGCTTCAGGTCTCACTGATGATAGCAGTATTCTTCTCTGGGGCCATACAGGTCCATGCGGAAGATCTTGAAAAAACAGTGAAGGATGTTTATAAACAGCCAGATGATTTAAAGGTGGATAATGATGAATCAAAAGACTCGAAATCTACCAAACAGGCTTCGAATCCTGACAAAGTGGGGATAACTGTTTGGGAGTTTCTGAGGATGATATTTGCTACTATTTTTGTAGTGGCCCTTCTATATATCCTATTAAAATTCATCAATAAAAAAAGTAAATCGTATCAAAAGGCAAATTCAGTGGAGAATTTAGGCGGTACGAGCCTTGGTGCAAATCGTTCTGTGCAGCTTGTTAAAGTCGGCGGGCGAATATTGGTGATCGGGGTTGGCGAAAATATTCAGCTCTTGAAAGAAATAGATGATCCCAAGGAATATGAACAGCTTTTGAAAGATCACAACGATAAGATCGATCAAATGATCCAGCCTGGGGGACTTGCAATGAAGTTGAAAAATAAGTGGTTGAAGAAAAGCGGATCCGAAACCGCTAGTTTCTCTGCAGAGTTCAAAAATCAACTTGATCAAATGTCTGATAGCAGGAAAAAGCTGTTAAAGGAGCTTGGTAGGAAAGGAAGAGACAAGGAATGA
- a CDS encoding MinD/ParA family protein: protein MKDQAENLRSRLEALQNQSMAKTIAVLSGKGGVGKSNFSLNFSIALSQRGKKVLLFDMDIGMGNIDILIGEHSPCSIIDFFEKDCSLKDIIMAGPGNISIITGGTEVTNLFSLDEDKYSRFNEEFSLLLENYDYILFDMGAGITQDSMKFMLCVDELVVITTPEPTSIMDVYSAMKYIHSVNKEIPLFLVCNRVFTSKDGKETIKRLQNALVKFLGMEAVALGYLPDDRSVPKSVTKQMPFLLFDSEADISKAIMDIASRYANHSFGEELTLQKSHFLQNMKRYFLGK, encoded by the coding sequence ATGAAAGATCAAGCTGAGAATTTACGAAGTAGATTGGAAGCCCTCCAAAATCAATCAATGGCCAAAACGATTGCCGTTTTAAGCGGTAAAGGTGGAGTGGGAAAATCAAACTTTTCTTTGAATTTTTCCATTGCCTTATCCCAAAGAGGCAAAAAAGTACTGTTGTTCGACATGGATATCGGTATGGGGAATATTGATATTTTGATCGGGGAGCACTCGCCCTGCAGTATTATTGATTTTTTTGAAAAAGATTGTAGTTTGAAGGATATCATCATGGCAGGACCGGGAAATATTTCAATCATTACAGGTGGAACAGAGGTGACGAATCTCTTTTCACTTGATGAAGATAAGTATTCCCGTTTTAATGAAGAATTCAGTTTGTTGTTGGAGAATTACGATTATATCTTATTTGATATGGGTGCAGGCATCACTCAGGATTCCATGAAATTCATGTTATGTGTGGATGAATTAGTCGTTATCACGACGCCTGAACCTACTTCTATCATGGATGTATATTCCGCAATGAAATATATTCATTCAGTAAATAAAGAGATTCCATTGTTCCTAGTTTGCAATCGTGTTTTCACGAGTAAGGACGGCAAAGAAACGATTAAGCGGCTCCAAAATGCACTAGTGAAATTTTTGGGTATGGAAGCTGTAGCCCTAGGGTACTTGCCAGATGATAGAAGCGTACCCAAATCTGTTACAAAACAAATGCCCTTTCTCCTTTTCGATTCTGAAGCCGATATATCCAAAGCCATTATGGACATTGCTTCGAGATATGCAAATCATTCATTTGGTGAAGAATTGACTTTGCAAAAAAGCCATTTCCTCCAAAATATGAAGAGATATTTTTTGGGAAAGTAG
- a CDS encoding response regulator, whose product MANRILIVDDAAFMRMMIKDILSKNGFEIVGEAADGAQAVEKYKETHPDLVTMDITMPEMDGITALKEIKKVNPQAKVIMCSAMGQQAMVIDAIQAGAKDFIVKPFQADRVLEAINKALS is encoded by the coding sequence ATGGCGAATAGAATTTTAATTGTGGACGATGCAGCATTTATGAGAATGATGATAAAGGATATCCTTTCTAAAAACGGTTTTGAAATTGTCGGCGAAGCAGCAGATGGCGCGCAAGCGGTGGAAAAATATAAAGAAACGCATCCGGATCTTGTAACGATGGATATTACCATGCCTGAAATGGATGGAATTACAGCTTTAAAAGAAATAAAAAAGGTGAATCCTCAAGCTAAGGTCATTATGTGTTCAGCGATGGGGCAGCAAGCCATGGTCATTGATGCGATCCAGGCTGGTGCAAAAGACTTTATCGTGAAGCCATTCCAGGCAGACAGGGTATTGGAAGCCATAAATAAAGCATTAAGTTAA
- a CDS encoding chemotaxis protein CheW: MSEDMKVIVFQIKDKEYAIPVDKVSGIEKLLHITRVPKAVKFVKGVINLRGVITPIIDLRVRFGFEEVEYDESTRIIIVILDDMEVGLIVDSANDVLDIPVESIEPQPEVVGHLASEYISGVAKIEKRLLVLINLEKALSLEMTENMLREG, encoded by the coding sequence ATGTCGGAGGATATGAAAGTAATCGTATTTCAAATTAAGGATAAAGAATATGCAATTCCAGTGGATAAGGTCAGTGGTATCGAAAAGCTTCTGCATATTACCAGAGTTCCAAAGGCTGTAAAATTTGTTAAGGGAGTCATAAATTTAAGGGGTGTAATCACTCCAATTATTGATTTACGGGTTCGTTTTGGTTTCGAAGAGGTGGAATACGATGAATCAACAAGGATTATCATCGTCATTTTGGATGATATGGAAGTTGGGTTAATAGTGGACTCTGCCAATGATGTTTTGGATATTCCAGTGGAAAGTATCGAACCTCAGCCTGAAGTTGTGGGACATTTGGCTTCAGAATACATTAGCGGAGTGGCTAAAATTGAAAAGCGACTGCTCGTCCTAATTAATTTGGAGAAGGCTTTAAGTCTAGAAATGACTGAAAATATGTTAAGAGAAGGATAA
- a CDS encoding chemotaxis protein CheA has product MDMNQYLEVFIEESKEHLQTCSEQLLVLEKNPEDLSIVNEIFRSAHTLKGMSATMGYEDLANLTHKMENVLDEIRNSQIALSPELFDVIFLAVDDLEAMVMSIAEGGDGKRNVKGVVHQLEMIEKGESPISSTIAEIAAASAVLEKEEMTAGEYDEFEWTVLQQSKDQGFNSYEISIGLREDCLLKAARVFMVFEVLEKSGEVIKSHPPVELLEEEQFDQQFTVTMVTTESVEEITKKIMKVSEVDQVVVNALDLEGLRHAPNSKEDKVAEIPEQETNNALIPTDNDDRKKQAPVKTPSSKTIRVNIERLDILMNLFEELVIDRGRLDQISSDLDNQELHETVERMSRITSDLQTIVLNMRMVPVETVFNRFPKMVRQLARDLNKKVNLEINGAETELDRTVIDEIGDPLVHLLRNAMDHGIETPEVRLEKGKNEEGKILLKAYHSGNHVFIEIEDDGAGINKDRVLNKALSNGILTKETAATLTDKQIYELIFASGFSTAETISDVSGRGVGLDVVKNTIESLGGSVTIDSKENEGSIFLIQLPLTLSIISVMLVAIQNEKYAIPLSSIIETAIIKKADIMNAHNQQVIDFRGRVLPLLFLKDIFEVPISQEEEESLSVVIVRKGDKLAGLVVDSFIGQLEIVLKSLGNYLTSAFAVSGATILGDGQVALIIDCNTLIH; this is encoded by the coding sequence ATGGATATGAATCAGTATTTAGAGGTATTTATTGAAGAAAGTAAAGAACATCTTCAAACGTGCAGCGAACAGTTGCTGGTACTCGAAAAGAACCCGGAAGACCTCTCGATCGTAAACGAAATCTTTCGTTCCGCCCATACCTTAAAAGGGATGTCGGCAACTATGGGGTATGAGGATCTAGCCAATTTAACTCATAAAATGGAGAATGTGTTGGATGAGATCCGAAACAGTCAAATCGCCCTTTCGCCTGAATTGTTTGACGTGATATTTTTAGCGGTTGATGATTTAGAGGCGATGGTCATGTCCATTGCTGAAGGTGGAGATGGAAAAAGAAATGTGAAGGGAGTTGTCCATCAGCTGGAAATGATTGAAAAAGGGGAGTCGCCCATTTCTTCCACCATTGCAGAGATTGCAGCAGCTTCTGCCGTCCTTGAAAAGGAGGAAATGACTGCGGGAGAGTACGATGAATTTGAGTGGACAGTACTTCAGCAGTCCAAAGATCAAGGCTTCAACAGCTACGAAATTTCGATAGGGTTGCGTGAAGACTGTCTTTTAAAAGCTGCCCGGGTGTTTATGGTTTTCGAGGTGCTTGAAAAGTCAGGTGAAGTAATCAAGTCACACCCACCCGTCGAACTTTTGGAAGAAGAGCAATTCGATCAGCAATTTACGGTCACGATGGTAACAACAGAATCGGTTGAAGAGATAACGAAAAAAATCATGAAGGTTTCAGAAGTGGATCAAGTTGTTGTAAATGCCCTTGATCTTGAAGGCTTGCGGCATGCACCCAATTCTAAAGAGGATAAAGTTGCTGAAATTCCGGAACAAGAGACAAATAATGCCTTGATTCCAACTGATAATGATGATAGGAAAAAACAGGCACCCGTTAAGACGCCATCAAGCAAGACCATTCGGGTGAACATTGAGCGGCTTGATATATTAATGAACTTATTCGAGGAACTAGTAATCGATAGAGGCAGACTTGACCAAATTTCTAGTGATTTGGATAATCAAGAATTGCATGAAACAGTAGAAAGAATGTCCCGTATAACAAGTGATTTACAAACAATCGTATTGAATATGCGGATGGTGCCCGTGGAAACTGTATTCAATCGTTTTCCTAAAATGGTTCGTCAATTGGCAAGGGATTTAAACAAGAAAGTCAATTTGGAAATCAACGGTGCCGAAACGGAACTTGATCGTACAGTCATTGATGAAATCGGTGATCCTCTCGTCCATTTATTAAGAAACGCCATGGATCATGGAATTGAAACACCTGAAGTACGTCTGGAGAAAGGAAAGAATGAAGAAGGTAAAATCCTGTTAAAAGCATATCACAGCGGCAATCATGTTTTCATTGAAATCGAGGATGACGGTGCAGGCATTAATAAAGATCGAGTCTTGAACAAGGCGCTATCCAATGGGATATTAACTAAGGAAACTGCCGCCACCCTAACGGATAAGCAAATCTATGAACTGATATTCGCTTCTGGTTTCTCAACAGCGGAAACCATTTCAGATGTATCAGGACGCGGTGTAGGGCTGGATGTGGTTAAAAATACTATTGAGTCCCTCGGTGGATCTGTCACGATCGATTCCAAAGAGAATGAAGGATCCATCTTCCTTATTCAGCTTCCGCTTACATTGTCCATTATTTCTGTCATGCTGGTTGCAATCCAAAACGAAAAATATGCCATACCGCTTTCCTCCATTATAGAAACAGCAATCATAAAAAAAGCAGATATCATGAATGCCCATAATCAACAAGTTATTGACTTCAGGGGGAGGGTTCTACCGCTTCTGTTCTTGAAAGATATATTTGAAGTGCCTATCAGTCAGGAAGAAGAAGAGTCCCTCTCTGTAGTCATTGTAAGAAAAGGCGATAAATTAGCAGGATTAGTCGTTGATTCATTTATCGGGCAGCTGGAAATCGTTCTGAAATCACTAGGTAATTATTTAACTAGTGCATTTGCAGTATCGGGGGCAACGATACTTGGTGATGGTCAAGTTGCTTTAATCATAGATTGCAACACATTGATTCATTGA